The genomic region GTTTTGAGTTCCATGCTCATTTCCAATCCGCTGCATTCGGCAAAAGCGGCACTGCACAGCGGGCTGCTGCGCCCGGCGACGTTCAGTTCCACCAGAAAATTGAAGGTGGTGAAAGGCGGCATGACCGTCTCGTTTGCTTTATTCGCCACAGTCAAACCTCCTCGGTGATGGTGGTGCGCCGGTCGTGTTGCACCAGGCGCACGATGATGACGGCGGTCGCGGCGGCGGGGGCAACGCGCAGTTCGATGATGAAGCGCCCGGCTTCGACACTTTGGCGCGTGTTGATGCGCCCGTCGGTGATGACGCGGTAAGCGTCGGCGGCTTGGGTGCCGCGAAACGCCCCCCGCCGGTGCAGGTGCGAGAGCAATTGCTCGAAACGGTGTTGCACGCGGCGGCGAAAGCCCGGCGTGTTGGGCTCGAAAACGTATTCTTCGCCTTCGCGCAGGGTAATCTTGCGGATGAGGCTGAGCAGGCGGCGCACATGGATGGCGCGCAGGTCGTCGCCCGGAAAGAGGGTTTCGTTGCTCAGGGTGAGAAAGCCGCGGGCGTCGCGGTGTACGAGATTGACGGCGGCGGGATAGAGCAAGCCCCATTCGGCGCGGGAGAAGGTCGGTTCAAGCGCCACAACGGTACGCCAGGGACGGTTGGCGGGCGAACGCCACGCCCCATCGCGCAGGGCGGTCTCCGCAAGGACGCCGAGCGCCACGCCGTCGGGCGGGTGCAGGTGGGTGTCGGTGTCGCGTTGTTGCCAGAGCCAGGGGTGAACAAGTGTGCCAAAACTGAGCGTGGCGGTTTCGTCGAAGCCGATGGGCGCGACGCCAAAGGTGGCGGTGTCGGTGGGGCTTTGCAGGCGGGCGGTGTATGTCAGGGCTTCCTGGGCGCGTGTGCCGCGCGGCAGGCTCAGCGCGGCAAAGAGGTCGCCGCGGGCGGCGCAGAAGCGCAAGAGCGCGCGTTGCACGGCGAGCAAGCCTTCACTTGATGGGGGGCGTGCGCGCCACTGGCTCGTGTCGTCGGCTGGCACAACAAGCGTCGCCGACCAAAGCCCCACGGTTGTCCCGCGACGGGCGCGCACACGGTAGAACAGGGTTTGCGCCGGACGGCGGGGCAGGGTCATCTCCGTGGCGTCGGCGTCAAGCAGGATGCTGGGTGTGAGGAAGAGCGGTTCGTCGGCTTCTTGCAATTCGTAGGCTTCGGCGTTGGGAATGGAATCCCACTCGATGCGATAGGTGCCGTCGGCGGGCGTCGGCCAGACAAGGCGCGGTGTCGTTTCGGGCATGGTGGGGGGTGTGCAGGCGACAAAGGGCTTGGACGGCACATCGGCGACCAGCGTGCGCGACCAGGGGCTGGTGTCGTTTTCGCTCAGCATACGCACACGGTAGAAGCGGCGCACCGGGCAATCGGGCGCGAGATAGCGTTCCATGGTGGGGCTATCACCGGCGAGGTGTGCGCGGTGCGTGATACGCTCGAAGGTGGGTGTGTCGCTTTCTTCGACGATGTAGCCGCTTGCCTCAGCGCTTGCAGGCCAATCGAGGCGATAGAAGCCGGGGGTTTCCAGCGGCGTCAGTGTGGGGCGCTCCGGCGCCGGCGGCACGGTGGGGGCGGGGATGGTGTGATGCTCCCACCCCGGTTGCACGGCGTCGGGGACGGCGATGAGCGTGGCTTCGCTGATGGGGAGCAGGCTGTGCAATCCCAACAAAGGCGCAAAGGGGCGTGAGGGTGGCGGCGGTTGCAAGTAGAAGCGTTGTTCGGCTTCGGCGAGCAGGCGCGTGGTGGTGTGTATTGCCATGTCGGGGTCGAAAAAGAGGGTGGCGTCCAGTGTGGCGAGCCCGTTGCGTGTGAGGCTGTCCGGTTCAGACGGCGAAACGAGACGCGGCAAGGTGTCGGCGGCGGTGGGTGCGCGAGCCATGCCCAGCGGCAGGGCGGGGGTGTGCGGCGCAAGACCGGCGAACGGGAAGCGGGGCATGCGGGCGTCGTCGTCGAGTGGGGTGGCCGTGCGGCTGGTTGGTTCACCGGTTGGCCAGGCAAACAGCGCGTCGTCGGTGGGGAGATGCCCCCAGTAGCGGGGGTGGTTGGGGTGAAAGCCTAACTGTTCAATCATGCCGATGATGCCGTCGTGCCGCCAGGCGTGCAGGTGAAAGCGCAGGCGGCTGACAAGCGGTTGAACGCTGACGCCCCAGTTGGCGGTGAGGGCGAGCGCGTCGTTTTCATCCAGCGGCCAAAAGAGATGTGTGGCGACAAGCGTGAGCGTATGCGCTGCGCGGTCAATGCTCACGTCTTCCACAACCGCCAGCAGTGTAGCGCCCGTGCCGTTCAGGCGGATGAGGTGCAGGCGGTCGGGAATCGAATCGGGGGGAAGCGGGCATGTGAACAGCAGTTCCTCGTCGGCGATGTCAAGCACCGCGGCGCCCGTGCCGTCCCAGATGGTGCGTTCCCCATCGGGGTGGTGCCAGGTGGCGCTGGTGGGCGTGCCAAAGGTGCTGTGTGCGGTTGGCCACGTGCCGTAGCGGAACCACGCTGCTGCGCCACTTTCGACTGTTTGCGTGGCGGCGTTGCGATCAATCTGCTCGGCGAAGCAGAATCCAACAAGGGTGGAACCGTCGGACGCCGGCGCGCGCAGTTCCAGCAGGTCGAATGGTTGAATGGTGTGCGGAGCGGTGGTGAGCACCAGGGTTGTCTGCCCGCCGGCGAGCGTGAGGGCGGCGAGCGGCATGGTGAAGGGAGAGAGCACCGCCCCTGTGCGCAGGTCGTCCGACCATGCCCCGCCGGAGCGCGCCGCGAGGCGTATGGGCAGGTGGGTATCGGCAGCCACCAGACCGGGCACAGGGTAGATGTTGGTGGTGGGCGTCTCGGCGACACGCACCACCCAGCAACGACGACCACCGTTGTAGAAAAAGGCTTCCACCGCCGCGCCCAGGTGGGTGCGCAGGGGTTCATCACGTGTGGTGTCAAACGCCAGCATGAGGTCATCGCCGAAAATGTCGCGAAACTCCGCGGGGTCTTCCACAAGCACAGGGATGTGCAGTGGACCGCTGGCGGCTAGCCCGACAAAAGCGGCGATGTCCATGCGGGGGAGAATGTCCGCACTGGGTGGGGTGATTGATTGAAAGTAAAGCCCCGGCAAACGTGTCGCCATGAGATTGCCTCGATTATGCCAGTTCAATGCGTTCGCACGCCAGCACCAGTTCTTCGATGGCAACGTCGGTGCCTTTGCCATTGAGGGAAGGACCGGTGTACTTGATGGGGCGGGCGTTGATGAGCCGCCATTCCATGGCGACCGTCGCGCGGTCTTCGCTGAGCAGTTGGATGGTCACGTTGCGCAGTTGCGCCTGATCACCGTTGCGCACCTGGTCAAGCCATTCGTAGAGGTCGAGTGCGCCGATGACGCCCCGTTTGAGTGTCACGTCGGGCACTTTGTACATGCCGGTAATTTTGCGGGCGGCGTTGTCTTTCTCGTTGCCGTTGCGGTATTCGGCAACCGTGATTTCCATGCCGAGCCCGCTCACTTCCTGAAAGCCGGCTTGTGCGCTTGAAGTATCGCCCGTGCCCAAATCCACCAAAAAATTGAATTGGTTATACGGACGTTCACGAAATTCAGCCATGAGGTTGCTCCTTCATTCGATTGAGGTATCAGGCGTTGGCGTCGGCGGTCCATTGTCCGATACGGAAGATGACAAATTCGGCCGGGCGTACTGGCGCGACGCCTACCAGACAGATGAGCCGTCCGTTGTCAATATCGTTTTGGGTCATGGTGGTGCGGTCGCACCGCACAAAGTAGGCGTGTTCGGGTTTTTCACCCATCAGGCGCCCCGATTTCCACTCGTTGAAGAGAAAATCGCTGACGGTGCGGCGCACGTTCGCCCAAAGCGGTGCGTGGTTGTTCTCGAAGACAACCCACTGCGTGCCTTCGTCAATGGAGCGTTCAAGGTACGCAAAGTAGCGACGTACGTTCACATACTTCCATTCGGGGTCGGACGAGATGGTGCGTGCGCCCCAGAGGCGATAGCCGCGCCCAGGGAAATAGCGGAAACAGTTGACGCCTTCGGGGTTGAGCACGTCTTGCTGCGCTTTGTTCAGCATGAACTCGAACCCAATGGCGCCGCGCACGACTTCATTGGCGGGGGCTTTGTGCACGCCGTGCTCGATATCGTTGCGAGCATAGATGCCGGCGACAAAACCGCTGGGGGGCATGTTGGCTTCGGCGTTTGTCACGGGGTCCACAATGCGCACCCACGGGTAGTAGAGCGCGGCATACTTGGAATCAAAGCGGTTGCGGTAGGCGCGGATTTCGGAAACAGCCTGGTTGGGTGGTGAATCCAGAACCGCCACGCGGTAGCGCATGCGTTCGCAGTGCGAGATGAGATGGCGCACGGTCTGCTCGATGTCGCTGGCGCTATTGACATAATCGTATGTTGCGCCCGGCGCGGCGACAATCGAGATATCTTCGATATCCTCAAACGCGACCAAGCCGCTTTTGAGAGCGGGGTCGTCGTCACCGGTGCCCTGGTAATTGGCTGCTGTGGGGCGGCTCCCATCCGTGCCGCCGCTCAGGTCCACAATGTAGCGGCGGTCGGCGTCGGTGGCGGTGCTATCGCCGAAGGTGTCTTCGATCGTGTTGGGAGATGTGCCCTGCCCAAACAGCGTGTGTACCACCAGGTCGCCGCTTGCGGGACCAGCGAAAATGATGGGGACGGTGAGTTGCGCCAGGCGGCTGCTGAGCGTGCCGGCGAACACATTGCTGAGCGAGTTGGCGTGTGCCGGGTGGGGGGCGAGCCCGCTCCAGCCTTCGGTGCGGGGGAACGCGCCGGGGGTGGTGATTTCGACGTTGACGGTGATGATGTGGATTTCATCGTTGGCGGCCAGTTCGTCAAGTGTGGGTGCGGTGTTTGGGTCATCGCCGGCTTGCCGAAAGCGGATGGTGGTGCTGCCCGCGCTGACGACTTCTTCAACGTAATAGACACCGGTGGCGAAGGTGGGGCTGCTATCTGTCGAGTCGTTGTCGCTGGCATCTACCAGATAGACCGTATCATGCGCCCGCAGGCCTGGTGCGAGATTGTTTGTGCCGTCGCTGGTGAGGATGTTGTTGCCGAGTTTGGCGGTGAATGTCACCGTCACATTGCCGCCGCTTCCGGGGTAGCGGGCTGTCAATGTGATGTCATTCCCCCCGCTGTCTGGGTCGGAGATGGTGGTGTCGGCTGATGTGGCGCTGTTGGCAACGCGGGAGACGTACAAGCGCGCGCCGCCTTCATCGAAAAAGGCGCGCACGGCGTGGGCGAGATAGTTGGGCACTGTGGCGCTTCCAAAGGTCAGCGGGTCAAGCCCGCCGTAAATGCGCTCAAAATCGGCGAAACTGGTAAGGAGTTCCGGTTCGCCTTGCGTCGGACCGAAGCGCGCGGGTCCTACAAAACCGGCTGTGCTGGTGCTGACGCCTTCGATGGTTTTGGCGCGAAAACTGACTTCTTCGACATACACACCTGGGGCAAGATACTCGGGCATGAGAGGCCTCCTTCAAGGTTGGTCATTTACGGCTTATGGTTTACGTATGAATGCGAAGCGTCGAACGCCCCGCGGTCTGCAACGTCAATGGTTCGCCGAACGTCAATGTGGCGTTCAAACTGTTTTGGGGCGTTCCGCCGTCAGTGGCTTCGATGGTTGCAAAGGGCTGGGTGCTCATCGCGGCGAAGTCGGGCAGGGGGGTCCCCGGTAGAGTAGGCAATGTGCTCGCGGCGCGCACGCGCACGGTGAGCGCCCACGTCTGCATTGTGCCGGCGACGGGGGGACCATGCTCAGGCGGTGCGGTGAAGGCGGGATAGGGAAACATGGCGAGCACCTGCCCGTTGGTGTGGCTGAACCCATAGAACGTTTCACCGTTGATGGCGATTTCCAGCATAGCCCATGCGGCGGGGGTGTTGTGTGCGGCGTCTTCCAGTGTGGCGTGCACAATGGCCACCGCCGGGAGTGGGGCACGGGCGGGTGATGAAAACAGGTAGAAGTCGGCGGGGGTGCCGACACCGCCGGGGCGGTACAAACCGCCGTATGGCAGGGGCAGGGCGATGCGCATGGCAACCGGCAGGAAGCGCCGGCGGGCGTCGCGTACTTCGATGATGTAATCGCGCGGGGTCGGTGCGGGTGAGCCGTCGGGATACTCAACCGACGCCAGACCGGGAAGACCGCGGAATGCGAGGGCGTGCCCTGAGGTGCGAAAGGCGGTGCGGCGGGCGGTGGTGGCGGTCGCTGGCCAGGCGGTGGCGGAGAGGCCATCGCCGACGATGCCGCTGGTGGTGGCGTCGCGAAAGCGGATGCCCAATGTTGTGAAACGGTGGACGGTTTCAACAAGGCGTGGATTGTCGGGGTCAAGTGGCGGCATGTGGGATTACTCCGCTTCAATACCAAGGTTGAACAGTCGTTCCTGCACCAGTTCGGCGGTGGAGAGTTGCAATTCCGACTCAATGCGCACGGCGCGCGCCACATAGGGCAACAGAATGGGCAGGCGGTGAGTGTCCAGAATTTCCCAAAAGCGCAGCATGTCTTCGGTTGGCAGGTCGCCCGGCGTGAGTTCCACGGCTTCATCGGCGGCGAAAATGCCCGGCGTGACGGCGTTCAGCAATCCAGCAGGCAGAATCGGATGGTCTTCCATGATGCGAAGCAGCCAGCCGGCGACTGCCTGTTGGAGC from Ardenticatena maritima harbors:
- a CDS encoding phage tail protein, yielding MAEFRERPYNQFNFLVDLGTGDTSSAQAGFQEVSGLGMEITVAEYRNGNEKDNAARKITGMYKVPDVTLKRGVIGALDLYEWLDQVRNGDQAQLRNVTIQLLSEDRATVAMEWRLINARPIKYTGPSLNGKGTDVAIEELVLACERIELA
- a CDS encoding phage tail sheath subtilisin-like domain-containing protein, coding for MPEYLAPGVYVEEVSFRAKTIEGVSTSTAGFVGPARFGPTQGEPELLTSFADFERIYGGLDPLTFGSATVPNYLAHAVRAFFDEGGARLYVSRVANSATSADTTISDPDSGGNDITLTARYPGSGGNVTVTFTAKLGNNILTSDGTNNLAPGLRAHDTVYLVDASDNDSTDSSPTFATGVYYVEEVVSAGSTTIRFRQAGDDPNTAPTLDELAANDEIHIITVNVEITTPGAFPRTEGWSGLAPHPAHANSLSNVFAGTLSSRLAQLTVPIIFAGPASGDLVVHTLFGQGTSPNTIEDTFGDSTATDADRRYIVDLSGGTDGSRPTAANYQGTGDDDPALKSGLVAFEDIEDISIVAAPGATYDYVNSASDIEQTVRHLISHCERMRYRVAVLDSPPNQAVSEIRAYRNRFDSKYAALYYPWVRIVDPVTNAEANMPPSGFVAGIYARNDIEHGVHKAPANEVVRGAIGFEFMLNKAQQDVLNPEGVNCFRYFPGRGYRLWGARTISSDPEWKYVNVRRYFAYLERSIDEGTQWVVFENNHAPLWANVRRTVSDFLFNEWKSGRLMGEKPEHAYFVRCDRTTMTQNDIDNGRLICLVGVAPVRPAEFVIFRIGQWTADANA
- a CDS encoding DUF4255 domain-containing protein, whose protein sequence is MATYRALIGISEAILALLRMRYDPADFANDLDFAIYTAENFRSPMNAGVSIFLYRILHNGTYRAPAGRIGNNGERFRTDVPVDCLYLLCAWGRQASLQQAVAGWLLRIMEDHPILPAGLLNAVTPGIFAADEAVELTPGDLPTEDMLRFWEILDTHRLPILLPYVARAVRIESELQLSTAELVQERLFNLGIEAE